The Colias croceus chromosome 3, ilColCroc2.1 genome includes a region encoding these proteins:
- the LOC123706428 gene encoding uncharacterized protein LOC123706428, with product MSDSKNDTKQGDEKDKRVKLQVEGEDELVEGEGGRRKMKRFQLPNLPRWWQAKIIQYAFAHPHVRARLEKHMGSNLVRLTDKSYMTELEERIRAVNEENLNKRISSRVLDEMERLKRLILVGKTPLKECPPELYNHPVFVFWRMVNREVAKASKKRADAYYRKLKASQKFDQALEEEAEAEVAEEENEQLSAEQLLAKCHEELEELKQADIEKGVRFTDEQFAVLKYETNDVKTLKSLTTVDELYALADKIIGTKRL from the exons atgtcGGACAGTAAAAATGACACCAAACAAGGAGACGAAAAAGATAAAAGAGTAAAACTACAG GTGGAAGGTGAAGATGAATTGGTCGAGGGTGAAGGTGGCCGCAGGAAAATGAAACGCTTCCAACTGCCAAACCTCCCACGGTGGTGGCAAGCCAAAATCATACAATATGC CTTCGCGCATCCCCATGTCCGCGCCCGCCTGGAGAAGCATATGGGCTCGAACCTGGTGCGGCTCACAGATAAGAGCTACATGACCGAGCTGGAAGAAAGGATCCGTGCAGTCAACGAAGAAAACCTCAACAAGAGGATATCTAGTAGAGTC CTCGATGAAATGGAGAGATTGAAGCGTCTCATCCTAGTTGGGAAGACGCCGCTCAAGGAATGTCCTCCTGAGTTGTATAACCATCCTGTTTTCGTATTTTGGAGGATGGTGAATAGGGAGGTCGCCAAGGCGTCCAAGAAACGTGCGGATGCTTACTACAGGAAACTAAAAGCTTCACAGAAATTCGACCAA GCTCTTGAGGAGGAAGCAGAAGCTGAGGTAGCGGAAGAAGAAAATGAACAATTAAGCGCTGAACAGCTGCTCGCTAAATGTCATGAAGAATTAGAGGAACTCAAACAAGCTGACATCGAGAAAGGAGTGCGCTTCACAGACGAGCAATTTGCCGTGCTGAAATATGAGACAAATGATGTTAAAACTTTGAAAAGCCTTAca
- the LOC123706416 gene encoding sodium- and chloride-dependent glycine transporter 1-like, protein MAGHERWGNQIEYLLSCLGYAVGIGNIWRFPYLCYRNGGGAFLIPYLLTLFICAIPLVFLETTLGQFASSGCISVFNINPLFKGAGYAVIILNVIAVTYFAVIMSYPILYIYHSFSSPLPWQDCGNSWNTDKCAEITSTSSLLYNGTASTPEDEFFHIRILQMSPSISQIGGVVWPVFWCNVISWIIVYLCICNGVKSVGKIVYFTVLFPYVVLFALLIRGTTLPGAWQGILYYVWPDWSQLAKPKVWADAATQVFFSVGPGWGGLVSMASFNNFHYNYLRSSIIIPVINCGTSILAGFVVFSVLGFLAGRAGVGISEVASAGPGLAFVTYPAAVAMMPVPNFWAIVFFVMLFFLGIDTMFVTIEAVIAGILDEFPQLRRRKKLITFLTCVSLFCLSTLCTTQGGLHIISLLDAHVAIASVPLVCGLELIAAVYTYGPRNLADDVVFMTGAPLNRIWMVLWRYVVPILLLIITSYSLREATGLGWCVALASVIFIPVYAVILVLKTKGSFLQRIRINCQPNKLWGPTDPEIRLRWETFRKKSLVLEAASDKNTYCVNG, encoded by the exons ATGGCGGGTCACGAGCGTTGGGGCAATCAGATCGAGTATCTGCTCTCGTGTTTAGGCTATGCTGTCGGCATTGGAAATATTTGGAGGTTCCCCTATCTGTGCTACCGGAATGGCGGGG GCGCGTTTTTAATCCCATATCTCTTAACGCTgtttatttgtgcaataccATTAGTATTTTTGGAAACGACATTGGGACAATTTGCTAGTTCAGGATGCATATCAGTATTTAACATCAATCCACTGTTCAaag GGGCCGGCTACGCGGTGATAATTTTAAACGTTATAGCGGTAACATACTTTGCAGTCATTATGTCATACCCGATTCTGTACATATATCATTCCTTCAGCTCGCCACTGCCTTGGCAAGACTGTGGTAATTCATGGAACACTGACAAATGCGCGGAG ATTACTAGCACTTCAAGTTTATTATACAATGGTACGGCATCGACACCAGAAGATGAATTCTTTCA TATTCGTATCCTGCAAATGTCTCCAAGTATATCCCAAATCGGAGGAGTAGTGTGGCCAGTGTTCTGGTGCAATGTAATTTCCTGGATAATAGTGTACCTTTGCATTTGCAATGGTGTAAAGAGCGTTGGAAAG atcGTATACTTCACCGTTTTGTTTCCATATGTGGTATTATTTGCATTACTAATACGAGGAACTACGTTACCAGGAGCTTGGCAAGGCATCTTGTATTATGTATGGCCCGATTGGAGCCAATTAGCTAAACCAAAG GTATGGGCAGATGCAGCGACCCAAGTGTTCTTTTCTGTAGGCCCTGGCTGGGGAGGATTAGTCAGCATGGCcagttttaacaatttccaTTACAACTATTTACG ATCGTCCATAATAATACCAGTGATAAACTGCGGCACGAGTATTTTGGCGGGTTTCGTAGTGTTCTCGGTGCTAGGTTTCCTGGCGGGTCGGGCGGGTGTGGGGATAAGTGAGGTTGCCTCCGCGGGCCCGGGGTTAGCCTTCGTGACATACCCAGCCGCTGTGGCCATGATGCCCGTGCCTAACTTCTGGGCGATCGTGTTCTTTGTTATGCTGTTCTTCTTGGGTATTGATACAATG TTCGTAACTATAGAAGCAGTGATAGCGGGTATACTAGACGAATTTCCTCAACTTAGAAGGAGGAAAAaactaataacatttttaacgtGTGTATCGCTCTTTTGTTTGTCTACCTTATGCACTACACAG GGTGGTCTCCATATTATCAGTCTCTTGGATGCCCACGTGGCTATAGCCAGTGTGCCTCTGGTATGTGGCTTGGAGCTTATAGCCGCGGTATATACATATGGGCCTAGGAACCTAGCTGATGACGTAGTGTTCATGACTGGAGCACCGTTGAATAGAATCTGGATGGTGTTGTGGAGATATGTCGTGCCGATTTTGTTgttg aTTATAACATCTTACTCGTTGCGAGAAGCGACTGGTCTCGGGTGGTGCGTCGCATTAGCGTCTGTCATCTTCATCCCCGTATATGCAGTGATACTCGTATTAAAAACTAAGGGATCTTTCTTAcag cgAATACGAATAAATTGCCAGCCGAACAAATTGTGGGGTCCAACAGATCCTGAAATAAGACTGCGTTGGGAAACTTTCAGAAAGAAATCACTTGTTCTAGAAGCAGCGtctgataaaaatacatattgtgTTAATGGATGA